From Salvia splendens isolate huo1 chromosome 3, SspV2, whole genome shotgun sequence, a single genomic window includes:
- the LOC121797012 gene encoding chalcone synthase RJ5-like: MWFDAIVPGSEGGIEGRLRESGLMIHLLRDVPGLISAHMEESLKRAFGPLGISDWNSLFWIAHPGGPAIVDQIEAEMGLKPEKLRLSRHVLSEYGNVFSTTVLIILDEMRKSSAEDGQTTTGEGHDWSVLFGFGPGLTVETVVLRSMPIHSL, encoded by the exons ATGTGGTTCGAC GCGATCGTCCCCGGCAGCGAAGGCGGGATCGAGGGGCGCCTGCGTGAATCTGGGCTGATGATCCATCTCCTGAGAGATGTACCGGGCCTTATCTCGGCCCATATGGAGGAGAGCCTGAAGAGGGCGTTTGGGCCGCTGGGGATTTCGGATTGGAACTCATTGTTCTGGATTGCGCATCCAGGTGGGCCTGCGATAGTGGATCAGATCGAGGCGGAGATGGGCCTGAAGCCCGAGAAGCTGCGGCTGTCACGGCACGTGCTGAGCGAGTATGGGAATGTGTTTAGCACGACTGTGCTGATTATTTTGGATGAGATGAGGAAGTCCTCCGCTGAGGACGGGCAGACCACCACCGGCGAGGGGCACGATTGGAGTGTGCTTTTCGGGTTTGGCCCAGGCCTCACGGTGGAGACGGTTGTGCTGCGAAGCATGCCGATTCATTCACTGTGA